Proteins from a genomic interval of Blastocatellia bacterium:
- the queG gene encoding tRNA epoxyqueuosine(34) reductase QueG, with amino-acid sequence MSHLVAQIKEAARRLGFEVAGITSVAPLADDERRYHSWMEAGFAADMGYMTRRPELLAHPGALVPDARSLVTLAVNYYAEAPPFTHESRYGRVARYAWGLDYHDVVKSRLRALTAEIEALAGRPLHARCFVDAVPLLERAAAARAGIGFVGKNTNLLDPRRGSWFFLSEILLDLELPADDRPVGVSCGTCHRCLAACPTDAFAGPYQLDARRCISYLTIEHKGAIPLELRAGLGEWVFGCDACQEMRPETGRRGPLPVIVRGESASVCPFNRFASETEWREFHPEAGVGPRLDLVEALSIATDAEFRARFKGTPLLRPKRRGLLRNAAVAAANVGCTAAVRALVERVTSDPEPLIRAHGLWALARLAADKAAPLIERVLNDPDPMVRDEARQLKDGCPSSVVSDQ; translated from the coding sequence GTGAGCCATCTCGTCGCGCAGATCAAAGAAGCCGCCCGCCGCCTCGGCTTTGAAGTCGCCGGCATCACTTCGGTCGCGCCGCTTGCGGACGACGAGCGGCGTTATCATTCATGGATGGAAGCCGGCTTTGCCGCCGATATGGGCTATATGACGCGGCGGCCCGAATTGCTGGCACATCCCGGCGCGCTTGTACCCGACGCCCGCTCGCTCGTCACCCTGGCGGTGAACTATTACGCCGAAGCGCCGCCTTTCACTCACGAGAGCCGTTACGGTCGCGTGGCGCGTTACGCCTGGGGATTGGATTATCACGATGTCGTCAAGTCGCGGCTGCGGGCGCTTACGGCAGAGATCGAGGCGCTGGCCGGGCGGCCCCTGCACGCCCGCTGCTTCGTGGACGCGGTGCCGTTGCTTGAGCGCGCGGCGGCGGCGCGCGCCGGCATCGGCTTCGTAGGCAAAAATACAAACCTGCTAGACCCGCGGCGCGGCTCGTGGTTCTTCCTCTCAGAGATTCTGCTCGACCTGGAATTGCCCGCGGACGACCGACCGGTCGGCGTCAGTTGCGGCACCTGTCACCGCTGTCTCGCCGCCTGCCCGACCGATGCCTTTGCCGGGCCGTACCAGTTGGACGCGCGGCGCTGCATCTCTTACCTGACGATTGAGCACAAGGGAGCGATTCCGCTAGAGTTGCGCGCAGGTCTCGGCGAATGGGTGTTCGGCTGTGACGCCTGCCAGGAGATGCGCCCCGAAACCGGCAGGCGGGGTCCGCTGCCGGTGATCGTGCGGGGGGAATCGGCATCGGTCTGTCCCTTCAACCGTTTTGCGAGCGAAACCGAATGGCGAGAGTTTCACCCTGAAGCCGGCGTCGGGCCGCGCCTTGATCTGGTCGAAGCTCTGTCCATCGCCACCGACGCCGAGTTTCGCGCCCGTTTCAAAGGCACGCCGCTTCTGCGCCCAAAGCGGCGCGGCCTGCTGCGCAATGCGGCAGTCGCTGCGGCCAATGTCGGTTGCACGGCGGCGGTTCGGGCGCTCGTCGAGCGCGTGACCTCTGACCCTGAGCCGCTGATCCGCGCTCATGGATTGTGGGCGCTGGCGCGGCTGGCAGCAGACAAAGCTGCGCCGCTCATCGAGCGCGTTTTGAATGATCCCGACCCAATGGTGCGCGATGAAGCCCGGCAGTTAAAGGATGGCTGTCCTTCGTCCGTCGTTTCTGATCAATAA
- a CDS encoding peptidoglycan-binding protein, giving the protein MQTLQRGTSGAAVAQLQQRLKDLGFDIGVIDGVFGPGTEAAVIAFQKSKQLGADGVAGPQTLAALDLTIEAPDDLPIEVGPSVIPQVTVDVVSKMFPQTPVANIRTHLPFVLQALEEAELADKNMVLMALGTIRAETESFEPISEFKSRFNTSQGGQPFDLYDKRSDLGNQGRPDGPNFKGRGFVQLTGRSNYKVHGAAIGVDLISVPDRANDPTIAARLLASFIKSKEQKIRQALNAGDLKTARKLVNGGSHGLDRFTDAYTIGQGLID; this is encoded by the coding sequence ATGCAGACTTTACAGCGTGGAACCTCTGGCGCGGCAGTCGCCCAACTGCAACAGCGGCTCAAGGACCTGGGGTTCGATATCGGCGTGATTGACGGCGTTTTCGGCCCGGGCACCGAAGCCGCGGTGATCGCCTTTCAGAAGAGCAAACAGCTTGGGGCCGATGGGGTCGCCGGGCCGCAAACGCTTGCGGCGCTCGACCTGACGATTGAAGCTCCCGACGATCTTCCCATTGAAGTCGGCCCGTCGGTCATCCCGCAGGTGACGGTCGATGTGGTCTCAAAGATGTTCCCGCAGACCCCCGTCGCCAATATCCGCACCCATCTGCCTTTCGTTTTGCAGGCGCTTGAAGAGGCGGAATTGGCAGACAAGAACATGGTCTTGATGGCGTTGGGAACCATTCGCGCCGAGACCGAAAGCTTCGAGCCGATCAGCGAATTCAAGTCGAGGTTCAACACCTCGCAGGGCGGCCAGCCCTTCGACCTCTACGACAAGCGCAGCGATCTCGGCAATCAAGGGCGACCGGACGGTCCGAATTTCAAGGGCCGGGGTTTCGTCCAATTGACTGGCCGCAGCAATTACAAAGTCCACGGCGCCGCCATCGGCGTGGACTTGATCAGCGTGCCCGACCGCGCTAATGATCCGACGATTGCCGCCCGCTTGCTGGCCAGCTTCATCAAGAGCAAAGAGCAGAAAATCAGGCAGGCACTCAACGCGGGTGACTTGAAGACCGCGCGCAAGCTGGTCAATGGCGGCTCGCACGGCCTGGATCGTTTCACTGATGCCTACACCATCGGCCAGGGACTGATCGATTGA
- a CDS encoding SBBP repeat-containing protein, translated as MFNTRRWNRRVGLLVLTLFGLTSLVAWHGKASDRAAADNPPAGAAASNDAQTRARLDEAYGKLPLSFEANRGQVAPRVQFISRSSTATLFLTADEAVLAVSPPHAATAAVRMKVVKANPAARPEGLAPLAATANYFTGRDPNHWHTAVPTFARVQYGDIYPGINLVYYGNQRQLEYDFVVAAGSDPRQIKLGFAGARRLRISAEGDLVLRVAGGEMRFHKPAAYQETDGGKQMVEARYQLKGRRVVGFVLGAYDHSKRLVIDPVLSYSTYLGGNNTDTGRGITLDANGDAYIVGITGSFNFPITIDSYDSTIANGSDVFVTKLKADGTELVYSTYIGGTSQDEGYGIVIDSAGNAYVTGSTGSGDFPTTPGAFQASTPSGTSTHGFVTKLNAAGTALVYSTYLGGSGTDLAKSIAVDSSGNAYVVGYTASTSFPTTPGAFQTTYIGGGGPAADAFVTKLNSTGTALVYSTFLGGAASDQASGVKVDASGNAYVTGNTLSGNFPTTAGALQTTYGGVASSYYGATGDGFVTKLNSTGTALAYSTYLGGRGDDAGYGIEVTAAGEAYVIGQTNSGNFPTTPGVVRVGDGGIAKSANSGASWAAINAGINNFTILALAVNPLTPATIYAGTQSATNDNNTLTGGVFRSTDGGANWSAINSGLTDLTVRSLAIDPGAPTTIYLGTNSRGVFRSTDGGGTWRAINTGQNGMDVNSLMIDPSNSSTIYAGTDQGVFKTTNGGANWAAQNNGLSQGTSIYALAIDPLTPATIYAGLTYGDVYKSTNGGASWSPTGLTNSGVRALLIDASATSTLYAGMWNGLYKSTDGGQTWNGSNNGLRNRSVSSLAQSPSDSTALYAGTGNGVFKSIDGGNLWASAGAGLAGAVINAMAFDPATPSTMYSGSESGLMDAFVTKLNATGAALVYSTYLGGSGADQGSAIAADNAGNVYVTGNTLSLNFPTTTGGYQTLGYTYSPDAFTTKLNPTATALTYSSYLGGNDYDYGYGIAVDGSGSAYVTGATASRNFPVTPNVFQNTTGNLNYNSYYDAFVSKFAVTPSVTSDLAITMTATSSPVSAGDNLTYTLTVTNNGPDRALSVVVQDDLPSTVNPSSCNSSTASCTTVGHSITFSLSTLEPSASATMMVYGYVSCTVQNGASLINTATVTASGTDSIPNNDTATTILTATNPPASLSPNLQTVAVGGGNGSVNVYRGVPCNWTSISNAPWITITYSSNYGNGFVNFTVAANSDAARQGTMTIAGQTFTVYQAGACSAAPASSSAVFNTHASAGSVTINAASGCNWNAASNTPWITITSGASGSGNGTVNYSVTANTTGAQRVGTMTIAGQAFTVTQAGTPPVKLNFDDDLKSEIGYYRNGLWGFLKSSESFNIGFFYSWGGAGRAPIVADFDGDGKVDLAYIEPPAGNQSASYAILLSSHGYSFAAGQPLFVPAGYPSVGDTPVVGDFDGDNKADPAIWRSSQGVWIIPESSWNYTQYIFSQWGQSGDTPVVGDIDGDGRADLGYYHDGVWAFLQSSQGYSYGSPRFFNWGRAGRAPIIADFDGDGLSDLAYIEPPAGNQSASYAILLSSHGYSFAAGQPLFVPAGYPSLGDTPVVADYDGDGKADPGIWRASQGVWIIPTSSSNYTNYIFRQWGQAGDVAVPNTLSQQ; from the coding sequence ATGTTTAATACAAGACGCTGGAATCGTCGCGTCGGTCTGCTTGTGCTTACACTGTTTGGCCTGACCAGCCTGGTCGCCTGGCATGGCAAGGCGTCTGACCGCGCCGCCGCCGATAACCCGCCTGCCGGGGCCGCTGCATCAAACGACGCGCAAACCCGCGCCCGGCTCGACGAAGCTTACGGCAAGCTGCCGCTGAGCTTTGAAGCCAACCGCGGCCAGGTTGCCCCCCGCGTCCAGTTCATCTCGCGCAGCAGCACCGCGACGCTTTTTCTCACCGCCGACGAAGCCGTGCTCGCCGTGTCGCCGCCGCACGCCGCGACTGCCGCCGTGCGCATGAAGGTGGTCAAGGCCAACCCGGCGGCTCGCCCCGAGGGCCTGGCGCCGCTCGCAGCCACGGCCAATTACTTCACCGGGCGCGACCCGAACCACTGGCATACCGCCGTGCCGACTTTCGCCCGCGTGCAGTATGGCGATATCTATCCCGGCATCAACCTTGTCTACTACGGCAATCAGCGGCAGCTCGAATATGACTTCGTCGTCGCGGCGGGCAGCGACCCCAGGCAGATCAAGCTGGGCTTTGCAGGCGCGCGGCGGCTGCGCATCAGCGCCGAAGGCGATCTGGTGCTGCGCGTGGCGGGCGGCGAGATGCGTTTTCACAAGCCGGCGGCTTATCAGGAGACGGACGGCGGCAAACAGATGGTCGAGGCGCGCTACCAACTGAAGGGGCGGCGCGTGGTGGGGTTTGTGTTGGGCGCTTACGATCACAGCAAACGGCTGGTGATCGATCCGGTCCTCAGCTATTCAACTTATCTCGGCGGCAACAACACGGATACAGGCCGGGGCATCACCCTGGACGCAAACGGCGACGCTTACATCGTCGGGATTACGGGTTCCTTTAACTTCCCGATCACGATTGATAGTTATGATTCGACCATCGCCAACGGCTCGGACGTGTTCGTGACCAAGCTCAAAGCGGATGGCACCGAGCTGGTCTATTCGACCTACATCGGCGGCACCTCACAGGACGAAGGGTATGGCATCGTCATCGATAGTGCCGGCAACGCCTACGTCACGGGCTCGACCGGCTCGGGCGACTTCCCGACGACGCCGGGGGCGTTTCAGGCCTCGACGCCCTCTGGGACTTCAACCCATGGCTTCGTCACGAAGTTAAACGCGGCGGGCACGGCACTGGTCTATTCGACCTACCTTGGTGGGTCAGGCACTGACCTGGCAAAGAGCATCGCGGTTGACTCGTCGGGCAACGCCTACGTCGTCGGCTATACCGCTTCGACCAGCTTCCCGACAACACCGGGGGCGTTTCAGACGACGTATATCGGCGGCGGCGGCCCTGCGGCGGATGCCTTTGTCACCAAACTGAACAGCACAGGCACGGCGCTGGTTTATTCGACTTTCCTCGGCGGCGCGGCCTCCGATCAGGCGAGCGGCGTTAAGGTCGATGCGTCCGGCAATGCCTACGTCACAGGCAACACGCTGTCGGGCAACTTCCCAACGACGGCGGGGGCGTTGCAGACCACGTATGGCGGCGTCGCCAGCAGTTATTACGGCGCCACGGGCGACGGCTTCGTCACCAAGCTCAACAGCACGGGCACGGCGCTCGCCTACTCGACCTATCTGGGTGGCCGCGGCGATGATGCCGGTTACGGCATTGAGGTGACGGCTGCGGGCGAAGCTTACGTGATTGGGCAGACCAACTCGGGCAACTTCCCGACGACGCCGGGCGTCGTGCGCGTCGGCGACGGCGGCATCGCCAAGTCCGCCAACAGCGGCGCGAGCTGGGCGGCAATCAATGCCGGCATCAACAACTTCACCATTCTGGCGCTGGCGGTCAATCCGCTGACGCCGGCGACGATCTACGCAGGGACTCAGAGCGCGACCAATGACAACAATACGTTGACCGGAGGAGTGTTCAGAAGCACGGACGGCGGCGCCAACTGGAGCGCGATCAACTCTGGCCTGACCGACCTCACGGTCAGATCGCTGGCGATTGATCCGGGCGCGCCGACGACGATCTACCTGGGGACGAACTCGCGCGGCGTCTTTAGAAGCACCGATGGCGGCGGCACATGGCGGGCGATCAACACCGGCCAGAACGGCATGGATGTCAACAGCCTGATGATCGATCCGAGCAACTCTTCGACGATTTACGCAGGCACTGACCAGGGCGTCTTCAAGACCACCAATGGCGGCGCCAACTGGGCAGCCCAGAACAACGGCCTGTCGCAGGGGACGTCCATCTACGCGCTGGCCATTGATCCGTTGACACCGGCGACAATTTACGCCGGCCTCACTTACGGCGACGTCTATAAGAGCACCAATGGCGGTGCCAGTTGGAGCCCCACCGGCCTTACCAACTCTGGCGTCAGGGCCCTGCTGATCGATGCGTCGGCGACTTCGACGCTGTACGCGGGAATGTGGAATGGCTTGTACAAGAGCACCGACGGCGGCCAAACCTGGAATGGCAGCAATAATGGCCTGCGCAACCGGTCGGTGAGCTCGCTCGCCCAGTCACCGAGCGATTCGACGGCGCTCTACGCCGGCACCGGCAACGGCGTTTTCAAGTCCATTGATGGCGGCAATCTCTGGGCGTCGGCGGGCGCGGGGCTAGCCGGCGCGGTCATTAACGCAATGGCCTTTGACCCGGCGACCCCCTCGACGATGTACTCGGGCAGCGAGAGCGGCCTCATGGATGCCTTCGTGACGAAGTTGAATGCGACGGGCGCTGCCCTGGTCTATTCCACTTACCTGGGCGGCAGCGGCGCGGATCAGGGATCGGCCATCGCCGCCGACAACGCCGGCAACGTCTACGTCACCGGCAACACGCTGTCCCTCAACTTTCCGACGACGACGGGAGGCTACCAGACGCTCGGCTACACCTACTCCCCCGACGCCTTCACCACCAAGCTGAATCCGACGGCGACCGCTCTGACCTACTCCTCTTACCTCGGCGGCAATGACTACGACTACGGCTATGGCATCGCCGTGGACGGGTCGGGCAGCGCCTACGTTACCGGCGCGACCGCATCGCGGAACTTCCCGGTCACGCCCAACGTGTTCCAGAACACGACGGGCAACCTCAATTACAACTCTTATTATGACGCGTTCGTTTCGAAGTTTGCGGTGACGCCGAGTGTGACCTCCGACCTCGCGATTACGATGACGGCGACGTCGAGCCCCGTCTCTGCGGGGGACAACCTCACCTATACCCTCACAGTCACCAACAATGGCCCGGACCGCGCCCTGTCCGTTGTCGTCCAGGATGACCTGCCGTCGACGGTCAACCCCAGCTCATGCAATTCCTCGACGGCGAGTTGCACGACTGTCGGCCACAGCATCACCTTCAGCCTCAGCACGCTGGAGCCGAGCGCCTCGGCGACCATGATGGTCTACGGCTACGTCAGTTGCACGGTCCAGAACGGCGCGTCGCTCATCAATACGGCGACGGTTACGGCGTCGGGCACAGACTCCATACCCAACAACGATACGGCAACGACAATCTTGACGGCGACCAACCCGCCGGCATCGTTGTCGCCGAACCTTCAGACGGTTGCGGTCGGCGGCGGCAACGGCTCGGTGAACGTCTATCGTGGCGTCCCGTGTAACTGGACATCGATCAGCAATGCGCCGTGGATCACCATTACCTACAGCAGCAATTATGGCAACGGCTTCGTCAACTTTACGGTGGCGGCCAATAGCGATGCGGCGCGTCAGGGCACGATGACCATCGCCGGCCAGACCTTTACGGTTTATCAGGCGGGAGCATGCAGCGCCGCGCCGGCGAGCAGCAGCGCGGTATTCAACACCCATGCCAGCGCGGGCTCGGTGACGATCAACGCCGCCAGCGGTTGCAACTGGAACGCCGCCAGCAACACGCCCTGGATCACCATCACCTCGGGCGCCAGCGGCTCGGGCAATGGCACAGTCAACTATTCGGTCACCGCCAACACGACGGGCGCTCAGCGAGTCGGCACCATGACGATTGCCGGACAGGCCTTCACCGTCACGCAGGCTGGCACGCCGCCGGTCAAACTCAACTTCGACGACGACCTGAAGTCCGAGATCGGCTATTACCGCAACGGTCTGTGGGGCTTCCTCAAATCGTCGGAGAGCTTCAACATCGGGTTCTTCTATAGCTGGGGCGGGGCGGGGCGCGCGCCCATCGTCGCCGACTTCGACGGCGACGGCAAGGTTGATCTGGCCTACATCGAGCCGCCCGCCGGCAACCAGAGCGCGAGCTATGCGATTCTGCTGTCGAGCCATGGCTACAGCTTTGCGGCAGGCCAGCCGCTGTTCGTGCCCGCAGGTTACCCGTCAGTCGGCGATACGCCGGTCGTCGGTGATTTTGATGGCGACAACAAGGCCGACCCGGCCATCTGGCGCTCGTCACAGGGCGTCTGGATTATCCCGGAATCATCGTGGAACTATACGCAATACATCTTCAGCCAGTGGGGCCAGTCGGGCGACACGCCGGTTGTCGGCGACATCGATGGCGATGGCCGCGCCGACCTCGGGTACTACCACGATGGCGTGTGGGCTTTCCTACAGTCCTCGCAAGGCTACAGCTACGGCAGCCCGCGCTTCTTCAACTGGGGCAGGGCGGGACGTGCGCCCATCATCGCCGACTTTGACGGCGATGGCCTGAGTGATCTGGCTTACATCGAGCCGCCCGCCGGCAACCAGAGCGCGAGCTATGCGATTCTGCTGTCGAGCCATGGTTACAGCTTCGCGGCGGGCCAGCCGCTGTTCGTGCCCGCAGGTTACCCGTCACTCGGCGATACGCCGGTCGTGGCCGACTATGACGGTGATGGCAAGGCCGACCCCGGCATCTGGCGCGCCTCGCAAGGCGTCTGGATCATCCCGACGTCGTCGTCCAACTATACCAACTATATCTTCAGGCAGTGGGGGCAGGCGGGCGACGTCGCCGTGCCGAACACACTGAGTCAGCAGTAA
- the hydA gene encoding dihydropyrimidinase, with protein sequence MKTLIQNGRIVTAVDDYMADVLVEDETITLIGKNLAQVVGEVDKTIDATGMLVIPGGIDPHTHMELPFGGTSSSDDFHTGTRAAAHGGTTTIIDFAVQYKGESLIQAVDNWHQKAEGKPVVDYGFHLITTDLPDEKIPEMKQLIREGVTSFKMFMAYPGVFLVDDATIFRAMKVAGGSGGLICMHAENGIVINEIIRHALAEGHTAPKYHALTRPTKAEAEGVHRAIAIAEMADSPVYIVHLSCYDALQEVREARDIGLPAFAETCPQYLFLDYTHYEQEGFEGAKYVMTPPLREKWNQDKLWQGLAGNDLQVISTDHCPFCFKEQKTLGLDDFTKIPNGGPGVEHRMSLVYNGGVVGRRISVNRFVELTSTAAARLFGLFPRKGTIAVGSDADIVIFDPEQEQTISAATHHMNVDYSCYEGMTVRGVTRTVLSRGSVVIEDGEYRGRQGAGQFLRRGAFNGPY encoded by the coding sequence ATGAAAACGCTCATTCAGAACGGACGCATCGTCACGGCGGTCGATGATTACATGGCCGACGTGCTTGTCGAAGACGAAACCATCACGCTGATCGGCAAAAATCTTGCCCAGGTCGTCGGCGAAGTCGACAAGACGATTGATGCCACAGGCATGCTGGTCATCCCCGGCGGCATTGATCCGCATACTCACATGGAGTTGCCTTTCGGCGGCACCTCTTCGTCGGACGACTTCCACACAGGCACGCGGGCCGCCGCGCACGGCGGCACGACGACGATCATCGATTTCGCCGTCCAGTACAAAGGCGAGTCGCTCATTCAAGCCGTCGACAACTGGCACCAGAAGGCCGAAGGCAAGCCGGTCGTTGATTACGGCTTTCACCTGATCACCACGGATCTGCCCGACGAGAAGATTCCTGAGATGAAGCAGCTCATCCGCGAAGGCGTGACGAGCTTCAAAATGTTTATGGCCTACCCCGGCGTCTTTCTCGTAGACGACGCGACCATCTTCCGCGCCATGAAGGTCGCAGGCGGCAGCGGCGGCCTGATCTGCATGCACGCCGAGAACGGCATCGTCATCAACGAGATCATCCGCCACGCGCTCGCCGAAGGCCACACCGCGCCCAAGTACCATGCGTTGACCCGCCCGACCAAAGCCGAAGCCGAAGGCGTGCATCGCGCCATCGCCATCGCCGAGATGGCCGACTCGCCGGTCTACATCGTCCATCTCAGTTGTTATGACGCGCTCCAGGAAGTGCGCGAGGCGCGCGACATCGGGCTCCCGGCCTTCGCCGAAACCTGCCCGCAGTACCTCTTCCTCGATTACACGCATTATGAGCAGGAAGGATTCGAGGGCGCAAAGTACGTGATGACGCCGCCGCTGCGCGAGAAGTGGAATCAGGACAAGCTCTGGCAGGGACTCGCGGGCAATGATCTGCAAGTCATCTCGACCGATCACTGCCCGTTCTGTTTCAAGGAGCAGAAGACGCTCGGCCTCGACGACTTCACCAAGATTCCTAACGGCGGCCCCGGAGTCGAGCACCGCATGAGCCTGGTCTACAACGGAGGCGTCGTGGGCCGCCGGATCAGCGTCAACCGCTTCGTCGAATTGACCTCCACCGCCGCCGCCAGGCTCTTCGGCCTGTTCCCGCGCAAAGGCACTATCGCCGTGGGCAGTGACGCAGACATCGTCATCTTCGATCCCGAGCAGGAGCAGACGATCTCTGCGGCGACGCACCACATGAACGTCGACTACAGTTGTTATGAAGGGATGACGGTGCGTGGCGTCACCCGCACCGTCTTGTCGCGTGGTAGCGTGGTGATCGAAGACGGCGAGTATCGAGGCCGCCAGGGCGCCGGCCAGTTCCTGCGCCGCGGCGCCTTCAACGGCCCTTATTGA
- a CDS encoding aspartate aminotransferase family protein: MAAQNPTTQSATDDLVAKQQEYIWPCAATYYKEPIALERGEGMHIWDTEGNRYLDCFGGVLTTSVGHARPEVVEAISRQAGAIAHTSTLYINRPQAELAAKVAGITPGRLQKSFFTSSGTEADETAMVLARLYTGRTEIIALRHAYHGRSVMNMTATGHSTWKHGPSLVAGIVHAHAPYCYRCPFNLNPESCALECARDVEELIQTSTTGQIAAFIAEPIMGVGGFITPPKDYFKVVTEIVRRYGGIYICDEVQTGWGRTGDHWCGIEHWEVEPEVMTFAKGMANGSPIGCTTAVPEVADKYPSLTFSTFGGNPVSAAAALATIRVIEENDLPRNAREVGGYLRARLEELKDKYPVIGDVRGMGLMQAIECVKDRTTKQPDAESVARVFEETRRRGVLIGKGGLYGNIIRLGPPLIASKADIDELVTALDGAFAALG, translated from the coding sequence ATGGCCGCACAAAATCCGACGACGCAATCCGCAACCGACGACCTAGTTGCCAAACAGCAAGAGTACATCTGGCCATGCGCCGCGACTTATTATAAAGAGCCAATCGCGCTCGAACGCGGCGAAGGCATGCACATCTGGGACACCGAAGGCAACCGCTATCTCGATTGCTTTGGCGGCGTGCTGACGACTTCGGTCGGCCACGCGCGCCCGGAAGTCGTCGAAGCCATCAGCCGTCAGGCCGGCGCCATCGCTCACACCTCGACGCTCTACATCAACCGCCCGCAGGCCGAGCTGGCCGCGAAAGTGGCCGGGATTACGCCGGGCCGCTTGCAGAAGAGCTTCTTCACGAGCAGCGGCACCGAAGCCGACGAGACCGCGATGGTGCTGGCGCGGCTCTATACAGGGCGCACCGAAATCATCGCCCTGCGCCATGCCTATCACGGGCGCTCGGTGATGAACATGACGGCGACCGGGCATTCGACGTGGAAGCACGGGCCGTCGCTGGTCGCCGGCATCGTCCACGCCCATGCGCCTTATTGTTATCGCTGCCCGTTCAACCTCAATCCCGAATCGTGCGCCCTGGAATGCGCCCGCGATGTCGAAGAGCTGATCCAGACTTCGACAACCGGTCAGATCGCCGCCTTCATCGCCGAGCCGATCATGGGAGTCGGCGGCTTCATCACGCCGCCGAAGGATTATTTCAAAGTGGTCACGGAAATCGTTCGCCGTTATGGCGGCATCTACATCTGCGACGAAGTGCAGACCGGCTGGGGACGCACGGGCGATCACTGGTGCGGCATCGAGCATTGGGAAGTCGAGCCCGAGGTGATGACCTTTGCCAAAGGCATGGCGAACGGCTCGCCCATCGGCTGCACGACGGCGGTGCCGGAGGTCGCCGACAAGTACCCGTCGCTGACGTTTTCGACTTTCGGCGGCAACCCGGTGAGCGCGGCGGCGGCGCTGGCGACGATTCGCGTCATCGAAGAGAACGACCTGCCGCGCAACGCCCGCGAAGTCGGCGGCTACCTGCGCGCGCGGCTCGAAGAACTGAAAGACAAGTATCCGGTGATTGGCGATGTGCGCGGCATGGGCTTGATGCAGGCGATTGAATGCGTCAAGGACCGCACGACCAAACAGCCCGACGCCGAATCGGTGGCGCGCGTCTTTGAAGAGACGCGGCGGCGCGGCGTGCTGATTGGCAAGGGCGGCCTGTACGGCAACATCATCCGCCTGGGGCCGCCGTTGATTGCCAGCAAAGCGGACATTGACGAGCTGGTCACGGCGCTCGACGGCGCGTTCGCGGCGCTGGGGTAG